CGAGACGTCCTTGCCCCTGCCGGCGATGTCCCTGCTGTGACCAGCGATGTCCTTCCCCTTCCCAGCGATGTCCTTGCCCTTGCCCGCGATGTCCTTGCCCTTGCCGGTGACCAGCAGCTCCCAGGTCTGCGGGCCGGGCAGCCCGTTCGCGTCGGCGCCGCTCCAGCCCTGGGCGAGCTGGAACGCCCGGGTGGCCTGCCGGTCCGCCTCGCCCCAGGTCGGACCTGGCCCCTTGGCGTAGTACGAGCCGGCGCCCCGGGCCACCAGCATCTGACCGAGCCGGGTGACGTACGCGTTGCTGGCGCCGCGACCGAAGGAGGCGGCGCCCGGATAGGTGTTCTTCGGCTTGGCGTCGGCCGTCTGCGCGCCCGCCGTGTCCACGGTCACGCCCTTGTAGCGGTACGGGACGTACTTGTCGGTGTGGCTCCAGTACGGGTACGGCGTGGGCTGGGAGCGGGTGTGCGGGGGTGTCTGCTCGTAGACGGTGTAGTTGACGTGCGTGTAGTCCGTCCAGCCACCGAAGATCACCACGTGGGAGCCGCTCTCGGGGTTGTCCGGGTTGTGGTAGAGGAGGATGTCCCCGGGCTGCAGCTCCTCCTTGGTGATCTTCACGCCGAACGAGCCGAGGCTGCCGGTCCACTCGTTGCCGGGCAGGCCCCAGGCCATGGAGACATAGCCCGAGCAGTCCTGCCGGTACCCGTCGGACCAGAAGTCGTTCATGCTGTACGGCACCTGGGCGGTCACCCAGGTCTTGGCCCGGTTGATGATCTGGGTCCGGGTGGCCGCGGGGATCGGGGTGCTGGGCCTGGCGGGCTTGCCGGCCGGGCCGTGCAGCGGGGCCTTGGGGCCCTGGGGGGTCTGCGTATCGCCGTCGCCGGGGACGTGGGGGCGCCGCTCGGCGGGCCGGCCGGGGGCGAGGGCGGCGGCCGGGGCGACCGCGCCGAGGACGGCGGAGGCGGCGGCCACGGC
The genomic region above belongs to Streptomyces sp. CG1 and contains:
- a CDS encoding peptidoglycan-binding protein, which encodes MATPVFAEFDPASDCDCPGCVQGRRVGPRLSSARPAGHPAAACGIVAVAAASAVLGAVAPAAALAPGRPAERRPHVPGDGDTQTPQGPKAPLHGPAGKPARPSTPIPAATRTQIINRAKTWVTAQVPYSMNDFWSDGYRQDCSGYVSMAWGLPGNEWTGSLGSFGVKITKEELQPGDILLYHNPDNPESGSHVVIFGGWTDYTHVNYTVYEQTPPHTRSQPTPYPYWSHTDKYVPYRYKGVTVDTAGAQTADAKPKNTYPGAASFGRGASNAYVTRLGQMLVARGAGSYYAKGPGPTWGEADRQATRAFQLAQGWSGADANGLPGPQTWELLVTGKGKDIAGKGKDIAGKGKDIAGHSRDIAGRGKDVSGRGKNTTGHGKSLASGAAAAAAGAVRAVSHGVSGYPGRNYFRPGAENAYITQLGRQLVKKGFGRFYATAPGPRWGDADRRAVEAFQRAQGWRGGAADGYPGPETWRRLFLDADPDGATDGVTGL